One Tachysurus vachellii isolate PV-2020 chromosome 18, HZAU_Pvac_v1, whole genome shotgun sequence DNA segment encodes these proteins:
- the rab5c gene encoding ras-related protein Rab-5C, whose translation MAGRGGATRTNGTTAAAANKICQFKLVLLGESAVGKSSLVLRFVKGQFHEYQESTIGAAFLTQTVCLDDTTVKFEIWDTAGQERYHSLAPMYYRGAQAAIVVYDITNTDTFTRAKNWVKELQRQASPNIVIALAGNKADLANKRAVDFQEAQAYADDNSLLFMETSAKTAMNVNEIFMAIAKKLPKNEPQGGAGPGGRARGGVDLQEAAPQGRSGQCCGGGN comes from the exons ATGGCGGGCCGAGGAGGAGCGACGCGGACCAACGGCACTACCGCTGCCGCCGCCAACAAGATCTGCCAGTTCAAACTGGTGCTGCTGGGAGAGTCGGCCGTGGGCAAGTCCAGCCTGGTACTGCGCTTCGTCAAGGGCCAGTTTCACGAGTATCAGGAGAGCACCAtcggag CCGCATTCCTCACACAGACAGTCTGCTTAGATGATACAACAGTAAAGTTTgagatttgggacacagccggaCAAGAGAGATACCACAGTCTGGCCCCAATGTACTACAGAGGAGCCCAGGCTGCCATTGTAGTCTACGACATCACTAACACA GACACTTTCACCCGAGCAAAGAACTGGGTAAAGGAGCTCCAGAGACAGGCCAGCCCTAACATCGTCATCGCTTTGGCTGGGAACAAAGCCGACCTTGCTAACAAGAGAGCTGTGGATTTCCAG GAAGCGCAGGCGTACGCAGACGACAACAGCCTGCTGTTCATGGAGACATCCGCTAAGACCGCCATGAATGTCAACGAGATCTTCATGGCCATCG ctAAGAAGCTTCCGAAGAACGAGCCACAGGGCGGAGCAGGACCCGGAGGACGGGCTCGGGGCGGAGTCGACCTGCAGGAGGCGGCACCTCAGGGCAGATCCGGCCAGTGCTGCGGAGGAGGCAACTAA